A stretch of Bos mutus isolate GX-2022 chromosome 8, NWIPB_WYAK_1.1, whole genome shotgun sequence DNA encodes these proteins:
- the LOC138988851 gene encoding interferon tau-like, with protein sequence MQRIRHQSRLKDKADFRFPWKREMITPMQMTQGPSNHYLMLQQSFQFFTTEDSRATLQPGSESETTGADARRHSVLFSLGLGAREYFHDIHLYLRELEYSHFA encoded by the coding sequence ATGCAAAGGATCCGCCATCAGTCGCGCCTAAAGGACAAAGCCGACTTCAGATTTCCTTGGAAAAGAGAGATGATCACTCCAATGCAGATGACTCAGGGCCCCAGCAACCACTATCTGATGCTCCAGCAGAGCTTCCAATTCTTCACCACGGAGGACAGCCGTGCTACTCTGCAGCCCGGATCAGAGTCTGAAACAACTGGAGCAGATGCAAGGAGACATTCTGTGCTGTTCTCATTGGGACTTGGTGCCCGGGAGTATTTCCATGACATCCATCTCTACCTCAGGGAGCTGGAATACAGCCACTTTGCCTGA
- the LOC102284581 gene encoding interferon beta-3 produces the protein MTHRCLLQMVLLLCFSTTALPRSYSLLGLQERRSAAVSQKLLWQLPSTPQRCLEARMDFQMPEEMKQAQQFQKEDAILVMYEMLQQIFGILTRDFSSTGWSETIIEDLLVELYGQMNRLQPIQKEIMQEQNFTMGDTTVLHLKKYYFNLVQYLESKEYNRCAWTVVQSANTHELFFPDETNSFPP, from the coding sequence ATGACCCACCGGTGCCTCCTCCAGATGGTTCTCCTGCTGTGTTTCTCCACCACAGCTCTTCCCAGGAGCTACAGCTTGCTTGGATTGCAAGAAAGGCGGAGTGCTGCGGTCTCTCAGAAACTCCTGTGGCAGTTACCTTCAACTCCTCAACGTTGCCTCGAGGCCAGGATGGACTTCCAGATGCCTGAGGAGATGAAGCAAGCACAGCAGTTCCAGAAGGAAGATGCCATATTGGTCATGTATGAGATGCTCCAGCAGATCTTCGGCATTCTCAccagagacttctccagcactggCTGGTCTGAGACCATCATTGAGGACCTCCTTGTGGAACTCTATGGGCAGATGAATCGTCTGCAGCCAATCCAGAAGGAAATAATGCAGGAGCAAAACTTCACCATGGGGGACACAACCGTTCTTCACCTGAAGAAGTATTACTTCAACCTCGTGCAGTACCTGGAGTCCAAGGAGTACAACAGGTGTGCCTGGACAGTCGTGCAGAGTGCAAATACTCACGAACTTTTCTTTCCTGATGAGACTAACAGCTTCCCTCCGTGA